Proteins from a genomic interval of Pseudomonas sp. RC10:
- the rep gene encoding DNA helicase Rep, with product MSRLNPRQQEAVNYVGGPLLVLAGAGSGKTSVITRKIAHLIQNCGIRAQYIVAMTFTNKAAREMKERVGTLLRAGEGRGLTVSTFHNLGLNIIRKEHARMGYKPGFSIFDETDVKALMTDIMQKEYSGDDGVDEIKNMIDSWKNDLILPAEALANSRNPKEQTAAIVYTHYQRTLKAYNAVDFNDLILLPVKLFQEHADILEKWQHKVRYLLVDEYQDTNASQYLLVKMLIGTRCQFTVVGDDDQSIYAWRGARPENLMLLKDDYPSLKVVMLEQNYRSTSRILRCANVLIANNPHAFEKQLWSEMGHGDEIRVIRCKNEDAEAERVAVEILSLHLRTDRPYSDFAILYRGNYQAKLIELKLQHHQIPYRLSGGNSFFGRQEVKDLMAYFRLLVNPDDDNAFLRVINVPRREIGSTTLEKLGNYATERKVSMYAATDEIGLGEHLDNRFTDRLKRFKHWMDGVRQQCATQDPIAALRSMVMDIDYENWIRQNSSSDKAADYRMGNVWFLIEALKNTLEKDEEGGMTIEEAIGKLVLRDMLERQQEEEDGAEGVQMMTLHASKGLEFPYVFIMGMEEEILPHRSSIEADTIEEERRLAYVGITRARQTLAFTFAAKRKQYGEIIDCLPSRFLDELPPDDLAWEGNDDTPTEVKAVRGNTALADIRAMLKR from the coding sequence ATGTCCCGACTCAATCCCCGGCAACAAGAAGCCGTGAACTACGTCGGCGGCCCTCTTTTGGTGCTCGCCGGTGCTGGCTCCGGCAAGACCAGCGTGATCACGCGCAAGATCGCTCACCTCATTCAGAACTGTGGCATCCGTGCGCAGTACATCGTCGCCATGACCTTTACCAACAAGGCGGCGCGGGAAATGAAGGAGCGGGTCGGCACCCTGCTGCGAGCCGGTGAAGGACGTGGCCTTACGGTTTCGACGTTCCACAACCTGGGCTTGAACATCATCCGCAAGGAACATGCGCGCATGGGTTACAAGCCGGGTTTCTCGATCTTTGACGAGACCGACGTCAAGGCGCTGATGACCGACATCATGCAGAAGGAATACTCGGGCGACGACGGCGTCGACGAGATCAAGAACATGATCGATTCCTGGAAAAACGACCTGATCCTGCCTGCAGAAGCCCTGGCCAACTCGCGCAACCCCAAGGAGCAGACCGCCGCCATCGTCTACACCCACTACCAGCGCACGCTCAAGGCGTACAACGCGGTGGACTTCAACGACCTGATCCTGCTGCCGGTGAAGCTGTTCCAGGAACATGCCGACATCCTCGAAAAGTGGCAGCACAAGGTCCGTTACCTGTTGGTGGACGAATACCAGGACACCAACGCCAGTCAGTATCTGCTGGTGAAGATGCTCATCGGCACCCGCTGCCAGTTCACCGTGGTGGGCGATGACGACCAGTCGATTTACGCCTGGCGCGGCGCGCGGCCGGAAAACCTGATGCTGCTCAAGGACGATTACCCGTCGCTGAAAGTGGTGATGCTGGAACAAAACTACCGCTCCACGAGCCGCATTCTGCGCTGCGCCAACGTGCTGATCGCCAACAACCCCCACGCGTTCGAAAAACAGCTGTGGAGCGAGATGGGTCACGGCGACGAAATCCGCGTCATCCGCTGCAAGAACGAAGACGCCGAAGCCGAGCGCGTGGCGGTCGAGATTCTCAGTTTGCACTTGCGCACCGACCGGCCTTACAGCGATTTCGCGATCCTCTATCGCGGTAACTATCAGGCCAAGCTCATCGAGCTGAAGCTTCAACACCACCAGATTCCGTATCGCCTGTCGGGCGGCAACAGCTTCTTCGGGCGTCAGGAAGTGAAAGACCTGATGGCCTATTTCCGCCTGCTGGTGAACCCGGATGACGACAACGCTTTCCTGCGCGTGATCAACGTGCCGCGTCGCGAAATCGGCTCGACCACGCTGGAAAAACTCGGCAATTACGCCACCGAGCGCAAAGTGTCGATGTACGCTGCCACCGACGAGATCGGTCTGGGCGAACATCTGGACAACCGCTTCACTGACCGCCTCAAGCGCTTCAAGCACTGGATGGACGGCGTGCGTCAGCAGTGCGCGACCCAAGACCCGATTGCAGCCCTGCGCAGCATGGTCATGGACATCGATTACGAGAACTGGATTCGTCAGAACAGCTCCAGCGACAAGGCCGCCGATTACCGCATGGGTAACGTGTGGTTCCTGATCGAAGCGTTGAAGAACACGCTGGAGAAAGACGAAGAAGGCGGCATGACCATCGAAGAGGCCATCGGCAAGCTGGTCTTGCGCGACATGCTCGAACGTCAGCAGGAAGAGGAAGACGGCGCCGAAGGCGTGCAAATGATGACGCTGCACGCCTCCAAGGGTCTGGAATTTCCTTACGTGTTCATCATGGGCATGGAAGAGGAAATCCTCCCGCACCGCTCCAGCATCGAGGCCGACACCATCGAGGAAGAGCGCCGTCTGGCCTACGTGGGCATCACCCGCGCCCGTCAGACGCTGGCGTTCACCTTCGCGGCCAAGCGCAAGCAATACGGTGAGATCATCGACTGCCTGCCCAGCCGATTCCTCGACGAACTGCCCCCGGATGATCTGGCCTGGGAAGGCAACGACGACACACCGACCGAAGTGAAAGCCGTTCGCGGCAATACGGCACTGGCGGACATTCGCGCCATGCTGAAAAGATAA
- a CDS encoding xanthine phosphoribosyltransferase, whose protein sequence is MEALHKKIREEGIVLSDQVLKVDAFLNHQIDPVLMQQIGDEFATLFADSGITKIVTIEASGIAPAVMTGLKLGIPVIFARKHQSLTLTENLFSATVYSFTKQTESTIAISTRHLTSSDRVLIIDDFLANGKASQALISIIKQAGATVAGLGIVIEKSFQGGRAELDAQGYRVESLARVKSLNGGVVTFV, encoded by the coding sequence GTGGAAGCACTGCACAAGAAAATTCGCGAGGAAGGCATCGTACTTTCCGACCAGGTCCTGAAGGTCGACGCGTTTCTCAACCATCAGATCGACCCGGTCCTGATGCAGCAGATCGGTGACGAGTTCGCCACGTTGTTTGCCGATTCGGGCATTACCAAGATCGTCACCATCGAAGCGTCGGGCATCGCCCCGGCGGTGATGACCGGCCTGAAACTGGGCATTCCGGTGATCTTCGCGCGCAAGCACCAGTCGCTGACCCTGACCGAAAACCTGTTCTCGGCGACGGTTTACTCGTTCACCAAACAGACCGAAAGCACCATCGCCATTTCCACCCGGCACCTGACCAGCAGCGACCGCGTGCTGATCATCGATGACTTTTTGGCCAACGGTAAGGCGTCTCAAGCGCTGATTTCGATCATCAAACAGGCGGGCGCGACTGTGGCCGGTTTGGGCATCGTGATCGAGAAGTCCTTCCAGGGTGGCCGCGCGGAGCTGGACGCGCAGGGCTATCGTGTAGAGTCATTGGCACGGGTGAAATCGCTGAACGGCGGCGTGGTGACGTTCGTCTAA
- a CDS encoding MBL fold metallo-hydrolase translates to MNIGEKLSVEAFFDLHTWTISYLVVDRSTLKAALIDSVLDYDHKSGRTKTESADKLIARVRELGVSVEWILETHVHADHVSAAAYLKEQLGGTVAIGSHITRVQKVFGTLFNAKGEFARDGSQFDRLLEDDAHFQIGTLHARAMHTPGHTPACMTYLIEVDGEIVAFVGDTLFMPDYGTARCDFPGADARMLYRSIGKILALPSQTRLFMCHDYLPNGRELMYMTTVAEQRANNIHIHEGIDEDAFVQMRETRDATLDMPVLILPSVQINMRGGHLPEPEDNGVRYLKVPINAL, encoded by the coding sequence ATGAACATCGGTGAAAAACTGAGCGTAGAAGCGTTCTTCGACCTGCACACCTGGACCATCAGCTACCTGGTTGTGGACCGCTCGACCCTCAAGGCCGCGCTGATCGACAGCGTGCTGGATTACGATCACAAATCCGGGCGCACCAAGACCGAGTCGGCGGACAAGCTGATCGCCCGCGTGCGTGAGCTGGGCGTGTCGGTGGAATGGATTCTGGAAACCCACGTCCACGCCGATCATGTCTCCGCAGCGGCGTACTTGAAGGAACAGCTGGGTGGGACGGTCGCCATCGGCAGCCACATCACCCGCGTGCAGAAAGTCTTCGGCACGCTGTTCAACGCCAAAGGCGAGTTCGCCCGCGACGGCAGCCAGTTTGACCGGCTGCTGGAGGATGACGCGCATTTCCAGATCGGCACCCTGCACGCCCGCGCGATGCACACCCCCGGCCACACCCCTGCGTGCATGACCTACCTGATCGAAGTGGATGGCGAAATCGTGGCCTTCGTCGGCGACACGCTGTTCATGCCGGATTACGGCACGGCGCGCTGCGACTTCCCCGGTGCCGATGCGCGCATGCTCTACCGTTCAATTGGCAAGATCCTCGCCCTGCCGTCGCAAACCCGCCTGTTCATGTGCCACGACTACCTGCCAAACGGGCGCGAGTTGATGTACATGACCACCGTCGCCGAGCAGCGCGCCAACAACATTCATATTCACGAAGGCATCGACGAAGATGCCTTCGTGCAGATGCGTGAAACCCGCGACGCCACCCTCGACATGCCCGTGCTGATCCTGCCATCGGTGCAGATCAACATGCGCGGCGGCCACCTGCCGGAGCCGGAAGACAACGGCGTGCGGTATTTGAAAGTGCCGATTAACGCGTTGTGA
- a CDS encoding sulfite exporter TauE/SafE family protein, whose amino-acid sequence MNEHELIGAGLGTVIGAVLALTGAGGGILAVPLLVFGLGLTMVEAAPVGLLAVGLAAAVGALLGLRQGIVRYRAALFIAGIGICLSPVGLWLAHRLPNTPLALGFSLVLLYACGRIFRKATLELRHGKPAERAAFLPCVLNPLEGRLRWTLPCARFLAITGMLSGLLSGLLGVGGGFVIVPALTRYTDLNLKSIVATSLAVIALVSTGSVITASVTGAMHWAVGLPFAVGAVVGLVAGRQVAGFLAGPRLQQLFAISGFCAAALLIVKTVS is encoded by the coding sequence ATGAATGAACACGAACTGATCGGAGCCGGCCTCGGTACGGTCATTGGAGCGGTACTCGCGCTGACGGGTGCGGGCGGCGGCATTCTTGCGGTGCCGTTGCTGGTATTTGGTCTGGGTCTGACGATGGTTGAAGCCGCGCCGGTCGGGCTGTTGGCGGTTGGCCTGGCGGCAGCGGTGGGCGCGCTGTTGGGGTTGCGTCAGGGCATCGTGCGGTATCGCGCAGCGTTGTTCATCGCCGGGATCGGCATCTGCCTTTCGCCGGTCGGATTGTGGCTCGCGCATCGTCTGCCCAACACGCCCCTGGCGCTTGGGTTCTCGCTGGTGTTGCTGTACGCCTGCGGGCGCATTTTCAGGAAAGCCACGCTCGAACTGCGCCACGGCAAACCCGCCGAACGCGCAGCGTTTCTGCCTTGCGTGCTCAACCCCCTCGAAGGCCGTCTGCGCTGGACCCTCCCCTGCGCCCGCTTTCTGGCGATCACCGGGATGCTGTCCGGTTTGCTCTCGGGACTGTTGGGCGTCGGCGGCGGTTTCGTGATCGTTCCGGCACTGACCCGCTACACCGACCTGAACCTGAAAAGCATCGTCGCGACCTCACTGGCCGTGATCGCGCTGGTGTCCACCGGCAGTGTCATCACGGCCAGCGTCACGGGCGCGATGCATTGGGCCGTGGGGTTGCCTTTCGCCGTGGGTGCTGTTGTAGGGCTGGTGGCGGGTCGGCAGGTGGCAGGATTTCTGGCAGGGCCTCGCTTGCAGCAGCTGTTCGCGATCAGCGGGTTCTGCGCGGCCGCGTTGTTGATCGTCAAGACTGTCTCCTAA
- a CDS encoding acetyl-CoA hydrolase/transferase C-terminal domain-containing protein, with protein MPHSCSIEQAVDHVLAELPTHIRMGMPLGLGKPNRFANALYARIKSLPDRQLTIYTALCLGRPKAGDGLQGRFLEPFLERVFGDYPELDFLADLHKSSLPPNVQVEQFFMQPGSLLGSAQAQQDYVSSNYSHAARDINASGLNLIAQLIAHDPARPEHMSLSCNPDITLDLLRMLEKRRAAGETILVLGHVHADLPYMPGNAEVSTDTFDLLIEHEERSTLFSTPNMPVGVQDHFIGLYASTLVRDGGTLQIGIGSMGDALTAALLARQADNETYRACLAELDGISTWKPLIEAEGGVMPFAAGLYGCSEMLVNGLLVLLDAGIIRRKVYPTAELQTLANEGELDETIHSNGVLIHGGFFLGPRSFYERLREFSPAQMAQIDMTAISYINELYGDETLKRLQRRNARFINSAFTVTLLGAAVSDQLEDGRVVSGVGGQYNFVAQAHALEDARSILILRSWRESGGEVSSNIVWEYGHTTIPRHLRDVVITEYGIADLRGKTDAAVIEALLNITDSRFQPALIDQAQKAGKLPKGFRLDPLFTQNTPERLKDIRDRFPALFVEYPLGSDFGAEERDLLRALNWLKSKFKLTEIIELGKATLEAPEPKAFPEHLRRMGLDDPQGLREELYQRLLLAGLQATVG; from the coding sequence ATGCCGCATTCCTGCTCGATCGAGCAAGCCGTCGATCACGTGTTGGCCGAGCTGCCGACGCACATTCGCATGGGGATGCCCTTGGGGCTGGGGAAGCCCAATCGCTTCGCCAACGCGCTGTATGCCCGCATCAAATCCCTGCCGGACCGGCAACTGACGATTTACACCGCGCTGTGTCTGGGGCGCCCTAAAGCGGGCGATGGTTTGCAGGGGCGTTTTCTTGAGCCTTTTCTGGAGCGCGTGTTCGGCGATTACCCCGAGCTGGATTTCCTCGCCGACTTGCACAAAAGCAGCCTGCCGCCGAACGTCCAGGTCGAGCAGTTTTTCATGCAGCCGGGCAGTCTGCTGGGCAGTGCGCAGGCGCAGCAGGACTACGTCAGCAGCAACTACAGCCACGCAGCGCGGGACATCAACGCCAGCGGCTTGAACCTCATTGCGCAATTGATCGCCCACGACCCGGCGCGCCCTGAGCACATGAGCCTCAGCTGCAACCCGGACATTACTCTCGACCTCTTGCGGATGCTGGAAAAGCGCCGCGCCGCAGGGGAAACCATTCTGGTGCTGGGTCATGTGCACGCTGATCTCCCCTATATGCCGGGCAACGCCGAGGTCAGCACCGACACATTTGACCTGCTGATCGAGCACGAAGAGCGCAGCACGCTGTTCTCGACACCGAACATGCCAGTGGGCGTTCAGGATCACTTTATTGGCCTGTATGCCAGCACGTTGGTGCGCGATGGCGGCACGTTGCAGATCGGCATCGGTTCGATGGGCGACGCATTGACCGCAGCCTTGCTGGCGCGTCAGGCCGATAATGAAACCTATCGCGCGTGTCTGGCGGAGCTGGACGGTATTTCCACTTGGAAGCCGCTGATCGAGGCCGAAGGCGGGGTCATGCCGTTTGCGGCCGGTCTGTACGGCTGCAGCGAAATGCTGGTCAACGGCCTGTTGGTCTTGCTCGACGCGGGCATCATTCGACGCAAGGTCTATCCCACTGCCGAACTGCAAACGCTGGCCAACGAGGGCGAGCTGGACGAAACGATCCACAGCAACGGCGTGCTGATTCATGGCGGGTTCTTTTTGGGACCGCGCAGTTTTTACGAGCGCCTGCGCGAGTTTTCGCCCGCGCAAATGGCGCAGATCGACATGACGGCGATCAGCTACATCAACGAGCTGTACGGCGACGAAACCCTGAAGCGCCTGCAACGTCGGAATGCGCGGTTCATCAACAGCGCGTTCACCGTGACGCTGTTGGGTGCTGCGGTCTCCGATCAACTGGAGGACGGTCGCGTCGTCAGTGGCGTCGGCGGCCAGTACAACTTTGTCGCTCAGGCCCATGCGCTAGAGGATGCGCGTTCGATCCTGATCCTGCGCAGCTGGCGAGAATCCGGTGGCGAGGTCAGCTCCAACATCGTCTGGGAGTACGGCCACACCACCATTCCCCGACACCTGCGGGACGTTGTGATCACCGAATACGGCATTGCGGATTTGCGCGGCAAGACTGACGCGGCGGTGATCGAAGCGTTGCTCAACATTACTGATTCACGCTTTCAGCCTGCGCTGATCGATCAGGCGCAGAAGGCCGGAAAGCTGCCGAAGGGCTTTCGTCTCGACCCGCTGTTTACCCAAAACACGCCGGAGCGATTGAAAGACATTCGCGACCGTTTCCCGGCGTTGTTCGTCGAATACCCGCTGGGCAGTGATTTCGGTGCTGAAGAGCGTGATTTGCTGCGGGCGCTGAACTGGTTGAAGAGCAAGTTCAAGCTCACGGAGATTATCGAATTGGGCAAGGCGACCCTTGAGGCGCCGGAGCCGAAGGCGTTTCCTGAACACCTGCGGCGCATGGGGCTGGATGATCCACAAGGGCTGCGGGAGGAGCTGTATCAGCGGCTGTTGCTGGCGGGATTGCAGGCGACGGTTGGTTAG
- a CDS encoding DUF2845 domain-containing protein — protein sequence MFRASWLLGFSLLLFAGTANATMRCGTALISLGDTAAVVRDKCGPPDSSVDQMSAARVNGVPRLNAVKVSLWVYGPRNGAFQHLKFIEDKLVNIDTRRD from the coding sequence ATGTTCAGAGCGTCGTGGTTGCTGGGGTTTTCCCTGTTGCTGTTCGCGGGGACTGCGAACGCTACGATGCGCTGCGGTACTGCGCTAATCAGCCTGGGCGACACGGCTGCGGTGGTGCGCGACAAGTGCGGGCCGCCTGATAGCAGCGTTGATCAGATGTCCGCGGCGCGCGTCAATGGCGTACCTCGCCTGAACGCCGTCAAAGTCAGCCTATGGGTCTACGGACCGCGCAACGGCGCGTTTCAGCACCTCAAGTTCATTGAAGACAAACTCGTGAATATCGATACCCGCCGCGACTGA
- a CDS encoding c-type cytochrome, with product MNHTNKILTALALLAYWVFAAQASTQDDLAKRLEPVGQVCIQGKECPGMDVAATAGGAGGAKSPDDVIGKHCNACHGTGLLGSPKIGDSADWGKRAKEQGGLDGLLAKAITGINAMPPKGTCADCSDDELKGAIKKMSGL from the coding sequence GTGAACCATACCAATAAGATCCTGACGGCCCTTGCACTGCTCGCCTACTGGGTGTTCGCCGCCCAGGCCTCCACTCAGGATGACCTCGCCAAACGACTGGAACCGGTCGGACAAGTCTGCATTCAAGGCAAGGAATGTCCGGGCATGGACGTTGCCGCCACAGCAGGGGGAGCGGGCGGCGCCAAATCTCCGGATGATGTGATCGGCAAACACTGCAACGCCTGCCACGGCACCGGTCTGCTAGGCTCGCCAAAAATCGGCGACAGCGCTGACTGGGGCAAACGCGCCAAGGAGCAGGGCGGCCTCGATGGGTTGCTCGCCAAGGCGATCACCGGCATCAACGCCATGCCCCCGAAAGGCACTTGCGCGGACTGCTCGGATGACGAGCTGAAGGGCGCGATCAAGAAAATGTCGGGGCTTTGA
- a CDS encoding cupin domain-containing protein — MDVGERLQSIRKLKGLSQRELAKRAGVTNSTISMIEKNSVSPSISSLRKVLGGIPMSMVEFFSEELEPENPTQVVYKASELIDISDGAVTMKLVGKSHPDRAIAFLTEVYPPGADTGEEMLVHEGEETGILVEGRLELVVGLDTYVLEAGDSYYFESTRPHRFRNPFDVPARLISAATPANF; from the coding sequence TTGGACGTCGGTGAACGACTGCAATCCATTCGCAAACTCAAAGGTCTGTCGCAACGTGAACTCGCCAAAAGAGCGGGCGTGACCAACAGCACCATTTCGATGATCGAGAAAAATAGCGTCAGCCCCTCGATCAGCTCACTGCGCAAGGTGCTGGGCGGCATCCCGATGTCCATGGTGGAGTTCTTTTCCGAAGAGCTGGAGCCTGAGAATCCGACCCAAGTGGTCTACAAGGCCAGCGAACTGATCGATATTTCGGACGGCGCTGTCACCATGAAACTGGTCGGCAAGTCCCACCCCGACCGGGCGATTGCGTTTCTGACCGAGGTCTACCCGCCAGGCGCCGACACCGGCGAGGAAATGCTCGTTCATGAAGGCGAAGAAACCGGGATTCTGGTCGAAGGCCGCCTTGAGCTGGTGGTCGGGCTCGATACCTATGTGCTCGAAGCGGGCGACAGCTACTATTTTGAAAGCACACGACCTCATCGCTTTCGTAATCCGTTCGACGTGCCAGCGCGACTCATCAGCGCTGCAACGCCCGCGAATTTCTGA
- the alr gene encoding alanine racemase — translation MRPARALIDLQALRHNYQLARETTGAKALAVIKADAYGHGAVRVAQALEAEADGFAVACIEEALELRQAGIGAPILLLEGFFEADELALIVEHDFWCVVHSLWQLEAIEKAAVGKPLNIWLKMDSGMHRVGIHPAEYQATYQRLLATNTVGKVVLMTHFARADELDSVRTDEQVAIFQSARAGLGAELSLRNSPGVMGWPSVPSDWVRPGIMLYGATPFDQPQSVADRLQPVMTLESKVICVRELPAGEPVGYGGAFVTDRTMRIGVVAMGYADGYPRQAPTGTPVLIDGHRSQLLGRVSMDMLCVDLTNVPGAGLGSRVELWGKNILASDVAAHAGTIPYQIFCNLKRVPRLYSGC, via the coding sequence ATGCGTCCAGCCCGCGCCCTCATCGATCTTCAAGCCCTTCGCCACAACTACCAACTGGCTCGTGAAACCACCGGCGCCAAGGCCCTCGCTGTGATCAAGGCTGACGCCTACGGCCATGGTGCGGTGCGCGTGGCGCAGGCGCTGGAAGCCGAAGCGGACGGTTTTGCCGTGGCCTGTATCGAAGAAGCGCTGGAGCTGCGTCAGGCCGGGATCGGTGCGCCGATTCTGCTGCTCGAAGGCTTTTTCGAAGCGGATGAACTGGCGCTGATCGTCGAGCATGATTTCTGGTGCGTGGTGCATTCGCTGTGGCAGTTGGAGGCCATTGAAAAGGCTGCGGTCGGCAAGCCGCTGAATATCTGGCTGAAAATGGACTCGGGCATGCACCGCGTCGGCATTCACCCGGCTGAATATCAAGCGACCTATCAGCGTTTGCTGGCGACGAACACAGTCGGCAAGGTCGTGCTGATGACTCACTTTGCTCGTGCTGATGAGTTGGACAGCGTGCGCACCGATGAACAGGTTGCGATATTCCAGTCGGCTCGCGCAGGGCTGGGGGCAGAACTGAGTCTGCGCAACTCGCCGGGTGTAATGGGTTGGCCGAGCGTGCCCAGCGACTGGGTGCGTCCGGGCATCATGCTGTACGGCGCGACCCCTTTCGATCAGCCGCAGTCGGTGGCCGATCGTCTTCAGCCGGTCATGACCCTGGAGTCGAAAGTCATCTGCGTGCGCGAACTGCCTGCCGGTGAGCCGGTGGGCTACGGCGGCGCGTTTGTCACTGACCGCACCATGCGCATTGGCGTGGTCGCGATGGGTTATGCCGATGGTTATCCGCGCCAAGCGCCTACCGGTACGCCGGTTTTGATCGACGGCCATCGCAGCCAGTTGCTGGGCCGTGTGTCAATGGACATGCTTTGTGTCGATCTCACCAACGTGCCAGGTGCCGGTCTGGGAAGTCGCGTCGAGCTCTGGGGCAAAAACATCCTGGCCAGTGACGTCGCGGCCCATGCAGGCACCATTCCGTATCAGATTTTCTGCAACCTGAAACGCGTGCCAAGGCTCTATTCCGGGTGCTGA
- a CDS encoding RidA family protein, with protein MSVQRQLTNERMSQIVVHNGTAYLAGQVGNDLTAGIEQQTREVLGNIERLLDLAGTDKSRLLSVTIYLNDIGSQFATMNGIWDTWLPKGVAPARATVEAKMAAPNVLIEMSVIAALP; from the coding sequence ATGTCAGTACAGCGCCAGCTCACCAATGAACGCATGAGCCAGATCGTCGTGCACAACGGCACCGCGTACCTCGCGGGGCAAGTGGGTAACGATCTGACCGCAGGGATCGAGCAGCAAACCCGCGAAGTGCTGGGCAACATCGAGCGCCTGCTGGATCTTGCGGGCACCGACAAGAGCCGCCTGTTGTCGGTGACGATTTACCTGAATGACATCGGCTCACAGTTCGCCACCATGAACGGCATCTGGGACACCTGGCTGCCAAAAGGGGTCGCGCCTGCCCGTGCCACCGTCGAAGCGAAGATGGCCGCGCCCAATGTGCTGATCGAGATGTCGGTGATCGCTGCACTGCCATAA
- the dadA gene encoding D-amino acid dehydrogenase, translated as MRVLVLGSGVIGVTSAYYLARAGFEVTVVDRQPAAALETSFANAGQVSPGYASPWAAPGVPLKAMKWLLQRHAPLAIKATGDIDQYLWMAQMLRNCTQSRYAVNKERMVRLSEYSRDCMDELRAETGIAYEERTLGTTQLFRTQEQLDNAAKDIAVLEQAGVPYEVLDRQGIARVEPALASVSNILSGALRLPNDQTGDCQLFTTRLAEMCVKLGVEFRFGQSIESIDFAGDRINGVRINGKLETADRYVLALGSYSPQLLKPLGIKAPVYPLKGYSLTVPITNPAMAPTSTILDETYKVAITRFDNRIRVGGMAEIAGFDLSLNPRRRETLEMIVNDLYPQGGNLSEASFWTGLRPATPDGTPIVGATPFRNLFLNTGHGTLGWTMACGSGRLLADLIARKQPQISAEGLDISRYGSSKEIAKHVSTAPAHQ; from the coding sequence ATGCGCGTTCTGGTCCTTGGAAGTGGCGTAATCGGTGTTACCAGTGCTTACTACCTGGCCCGCGCGGGGTTTGAGGTGACGGTCGTCGATCGTCAGCCCGCCGCCGCTTTGGAAACCAGCTTCGCCAACGCCGGGCAGGTCTCGCCGGGCTATGCATCGCCATGGGCCGCACCGGGCGTTCCTCTCAAAGCGATGAAATGGTTGCTGCAACGCCACGCGCCGCTGGCCATCAAGGCCACCGGCGACATCGATCAGTACCTATGGATGGCGCAAATGCTGCGCAACTGCACCCAAAGCCGTTATGCCGTGAACAAAGAGCGCATGGTGCGCCTGTCCGAATACAGCCGCGATTGCATGGACGAGCTGCGGGCCGAGACCGGCATCGCCTATGAGGAGCGCACATTGGGCACGACTCAGCTGTTCCGCACACAGGAACAACTGGACAACGCCGCCAAAGACATCGCCGTCCTCGAACAAGCCGGTGTGCCATACGAAGTGCTCGACCGCCAAGGCATCGCCCGCGTCGAACCCGCACTGGCCAGCGTCAGCAATATTCTCTCCGGTGCCCTGCGGCTGCCAAACGACCAGACTGGCGACTGCCAGCTGTTCACGACACGTCTGGCCGAGATGTGTGTGAAGTTAGGCGTTGAATTCCGTTTCGGCCAGTCCATCGAGTCGATTGATTTTGCGGGCGACCGGATTAACGGCGTGCGCATCAACGGCAAACTCGAAACCGCTGATCGCTACGTGCTGGCACTGGGCAGCTACTCGCCGCAGTTGCTCAAGCCACTGGGCATCAAGGCCCCGGTGTACCCGCTCAAGGGCTACTCGCTGACGGTGCCGATCACCAACCCGGCGATGGCGCCGACGTCGACCATTCTCGACGAGACGTACAAGGTCGCGATCACCCGTTTCGACAACCGCATTCGCGTGGGTGGCATGGCGGAAATCGCCGGTTTTGACCTGTCGCTCAACCCGCGCCGACGTGAAACGCTGGAGATGATCGTCAACGATCTCTATCCTCAGGGCGGCAATCTGAGCGAGGCCAGTTTCTGGACCGGTTTGCGTCCTGCCACGCCAGACGGCACCCCTATCGTCGGTGCCACGCCGTTCCGCAATTTGTTCCTCAATACCGGCCACGGAACATTGGGCTGGACCATGGCGTGCGGCTCCGGTCGTTTGCTGGCCGATCTGATCGCCCGCAAACAACCGCAGATCAGCGCCGAAGGCCTCGATATTTCCCGCTATGGAAGTTCCAAGGAGATCGCCAAACATGTCAGTACAGCGCCAGCTCACCAATGA